Proteins encoded together in one Bactrocera neohumeralis isolate Rockhampton chromosome 4, APGP_CSIRO_Bneo_wtdbg2-racon-allhic-juicebox.fasta_v2, whole genome shotgun sequence window:
- the LOC126756022 gene encoding protein three rows, translated as MSTEYEAAFGGTREMAVNAMQRVQQQLQTLKENGNKDSNRREMQLALSVLRAICTIAAKTEGKHYDVYCDTLVHVVGKHIQPSMSAKYWTMYLEHVRYLHHLIADKKNFTEAKRICDLVANYTSYLQSEGDYKVILGMYLQHLLCQHNHVRVNAPLAQEYIADIIEALKELFKRMLQCNKSENFTYPELIADFIQYLVPKRVSTVFNYLATLPANKTQMYDAFFTLLKEIRTTQPSKEELQAHCQRHLEALTVFFQLDVPDRLQQQLALRHLRACREMSVFATDKSSNYVFSLLYYLVKLVYGLPNPGEFKDIYKDLSQKLTSFFERYGEMLMQERWFTDVPVIIAVLLTHVQQHTTTPFSFFWQHMTSIECYISHYELILGCIRLAPRITETKLLKFDCCTSARKHTIISFVISSLAAFSSYALAVDDSSAESDHLFISLRTQLLTLMRHGVSVLDSLACITPDSTELKLLYTCVVQLTLDMRTPAQKRLCITLAEFLLRIRHKFSIKDWTLLLRRLYKMTLESNETSLTLDLHVAHIASMLQESIWPDVTTLRTRIGHFHTASSHVTPGQCILQIAMESHNPFKVFLDTPQKHLLHWLETQQFLKYHKSCVQLQMTLMRCSPSMYGEVLVARGAGPLTTAVATRLQQLCKELEQKIDKTAGLTRLEQLCWAHINTALLHDALKVRKDSLAVEIKFQEDNIEDLWQRKELSTLTVTHEVKYVKQAETALEAFREFYEKADAEPILSNEVYIDWESIVEDLTSLALYLQLAGYLDVATEAWILHYRVTNLINDEYNSLRSLAYFCENSEYFLNSQNSIDLAVEVARKQNFLLNALQQLPTLIKRHQNHVLMCLCQMAHYYARIGHLNYAQVLLQYVHQVHAELPNQQGKYNVVLGTVDIVKFRILWKHLDSVAERRETQLSQRCLLREMEDTLERFRGDFFKLSNSELMSYTILLLSLIEQVAECAANRLCDHFVNSYFAGTFKLLLQSGSALRIIQMLAMWAWINLQMEYVQKAQIKVKLIEYILGEKSMEDLRQLSEARAVEKKLAVPNAYNTLELLHSGMEPLRKMIPLHASPTKMLKMQLSPSIQRENGLTRFLQIACNDTLQQYEILQWCCFMVGCLNARLYFLVDNHDKLEDFYETSQQWLETHQQNNFLRINFQNIQLLNLQHYVNYLRTHKKYEKALNCLQAGLLRYSSVKGNVDTVYHINFLLQLRATKKEMSMQKENKSQGGLRRALAFNVSPDLGDVTVLAKEVPAAAKTGKKLPTAAFKIYDSDESLNKHTPRRAVARLPEVSKTKEKMLTLTARKAKKLLATETPAKNGAKSVKGSTQSLTARKLREIRAAANDSSSHSSNSTPDSDIDNILNRCQRIESVDLLDSDDASSKQSEALNIQTSASAILSKKCSVTKASRHNENLSNICRKFESIDLAGDDEPTLVPNKSCTPKLKEAKARKEQTPEVIAVSDDNTDTFKTPDSTFGKLTAPPKTTNAKGTTKKAPRAAPTKRRSKETNAKPASAEVSVSASSETTTLVPSEPQIQVVERIKVTEDKKSTTTKSRTRTKTEVRTLKVITMETEIKILSPAAQTASKAKEHASTNSTTRGRARATRKAPTSNNDENVAPPVTVSRTLSRRARQ; from the exons ATGTCGACCGAATATGAAGCGGCATTTGGAGGCACACGAGAAATGGCCGTCAACGCAATGCAGAGGGTTCAACAACAACTTCAAACTCTGAAAGAGAATGGGAATAAGGATTCCAATAGACGCGAAATGCAACTTGCATTATCAGTATTGCGTGCCATTTGTACTATTGCTGCGAAGACGGAAGGCAAACACTATGATGTCTACTGTGATACATTGGTGCATGTAGTGGGGAAGCATATTCAACCATCAATGAGCGCTAAATATTGGACAATGTACCTGGAACATGTTAGATATTTACATCATTTGATTGCAGATAAG AAAAACTTTACTGAGGCTAAAAGAATATGTGACCTTGTTGCAAATTATACTAGTTATCTGCAGAGTGAAGGCGATTATAAAGTTATATTAGGCATGTACTTGCAACACTTACTTTGTCAACACAATCACGTACGCGTAAATGCCCCTCTTGCTCAGGAATATATCGCCGACATTATAGAGGCACTAAAAGAATTATTTAAGCGTATGCTGCAGTGtaacaaaagtgaaaattttacatatcCGGAGTTAATAGCAGATTTCATACAATATCTGGTGCCAAAGCGAGTTTCCACAGTTTTTAATTATCTCGCCACACTTCCtgcaaataaaacacaaatgtaTGATGCTTTTTTCACGTTACTTAAGGAAATACGTACAACGCAACCATCAAAGGAAGAATTGCAAGCACATTGTCAACGACATTTAGAAGCGCTTACTGTTTTCTTTCAGTTAGATGTGCCGGATAGACTACAGCAACAACTGGCTTTGCGGCATTTGCGCGCATGCCGTGAAATGTCTGTGTTTGCTACTGACAAAAGTTCCAATTATGTATTTTCACTCCTATATTATCTGGTGAAACTAGTTTATGGCTTACCGAATCCAGGCGAATTTAAGGATATATACAAAGATCTAAGTCAAAAGCTGACTTCTTTCTTTGAACGCTATGGGGAAATGTTAATGCAAGAGCGTTGGTTTACAGATGTGCCGGTTATAATAGCGGTACTTTTGACGCATGTACAGCAACACACCACCACACCATTCTCATTTTTTTGGCAACACATGACCAGTATTGAATGTTATATATCGCATTACGAATTAATATTAGGCTGTATACGTTTAGCGCCACGTATTACTGagacgaaattattaaaatttgattgctGCACCAGCGCTAGAAAACATACAATAATTTCCTTTGTTATTAGTTCATTAGCTGCCTTTTCATCCTATGCCTTGGCTGTGGATGACTCATCAGCGGAAAGTGATCATCTTTTTATCAGCTTACGTACGCAATTGCTGACGTTGATGCGCCATGGTGTCAGTGTGCTTGATTCTCTCGCTTGTATAACGCCTGATTCGACAGAATTGAAATTACTCTACACATGCGTCGTACAACTGACATTGGATATGCGCACGCCAGCACAAAAACGTCTTTGCATAACATTAGCTGAATTTCTCTTACGCATACGTCATAAATTCTCCATTAAAGATTGGACGCTGCTATTGCGCCGTCTATACAAAATGACGTTGGAATCAAACGAAACAAGTTTAACATTAGATCTACATGTCGCACACATTGCTTCCATGCTGCAGGAAAGTATTTGGCCTGACGTTACTACTTTGCGTACCCGCATTGGACACTTCCACACGGCCTCGTCACACGTGACGCCCGGACAATGCATCTTGCAAATAGCTATGGAAAGTCACAATCCATTTAAGGTTTTTCTGGACACACCACAGAAGCACTTATTACATTGGTTAGAAACACAGCAGTTTCTTAAGTACCATAAGAGCTGTGTTCAACTTCAAATGACGCTAATGCGCTGTAGTCCTTCAATGTATGGTGAAGTGTTGGTGGCACGTGGTGCTGGTCCTCTAACGACCGCAGTAGCTACACGTTTGCAACAACTCTGCAAAGAATTGGAGCAGAAGATAGATAAAACCGCGGGTTTGACACGTTTGGAACAACTCTGCTGGGCACATATAAATACAGCGCTGCTGCATGATGCCTTGAAAGTTCGTAAAGACTCATTGGCAGTGGAAATAAAATTCCAAGAGGACAACATAGAGGATTTGTGGCAACGCAAAGAATTGTCAACGCTAACCGTGACACATGAAGTCAAATATGTAAAGCAAGCTGAAACGGCTTTGGAAGCCTTTCGCGAATTCTATGAAAAa GCTGACGCTGAACCGATACTCAGCAATGAGGTGTACATCGATTGGGAGTCCATCGTAGAAGACTTAACCTCACTTGCGTTGTATTTGCAATTGGCAGGCTATTTGGATGTCGCAACGGAAGCTTGGATTCTACACTATCGGgtgacaaatttaattaacGATGAATACAATTCCTTACGTAGTCTCGCCTATTTCTGTGAAAACAGCGAATACTTTCTAAATTCACAAAATAGCATAGACTTGGCTGTAGAAGTGGCACGCAAGCAAAATTTCTTATTAAACGCCTTACAACAGTTGCCGACGCTTATTAAACGCCACCAAAACCATGTGCTTATGTGCCTGTGCCAAATGGCACACTATTATGCACGAATCGGCCATCTCAACTATGCACAAGTCTTGTTGCAGTATGTTCATCAGGTGCACGCCGAGTTGCCGAATCAGCAGGGCAAATATAATGTGGTGCTTGGCACAGTCGATATTGTCAAATTTCGTATTTTATGGAAGCATTTGGATAGTGTAGCAGAACGACGAGAAACTCAACTCTCACAGCGTTGCCTGCTACGTGAAATGGAGGACACGTTGGAGCGCTTTCGCGGTGATTTCTTCAAACTCTCGAACAGCGAATTAATGTCATACACGATTTTACTATTGAGTCTTATAGAGCAGGTGGCCGAGTGTGCCGCCAATCGTTTATGCGATCATTTTGTGAATTCATATTTCGCTGGCACCTTTAAGCTGCTGCTGCAATCCGGTTCGGCCTTGCGCATAATACAAATGCTAGCTATGTGGGCGTGGATTAATTTACAAATGGAATATGTGCAAAAGGCGCAG ATCAAAGTAAAATTGATTGAATATATACTGGGTGAAAAAAGTATGGAAGATTTGCGGCAATTGAGTGAAGCACGCGCCGTTGAAAAGAAACTGGCAGTCCCAAACGCTTACAACACATTGGAGTTGCTGCATTCGGGCATGGAGCCGCTGCGCAAAATGATACCGTTGCATGCATCGCCCACAAAAATG CTCAAAATGCAACTTAGCCCATCAATACAGCGAGAAAATGGACTTACACGCTTTCTCCAAATAGCCTGCAACGATACGTTGCAACAATATGAGATTCTACAATGGTGTTGCTTTATGGTCGGTTGCTTGAATGCCAGACTCTACTTTCTTGTCGATAATCATGACAAACTGGAGGATTTCTATGAAACTAGTCAGCAATGGTTGGAAACGCATCAGCAAAACAATTTCCTACGTATCAATTTCCAGAATATACAACTGCTGAACTTGCAACACTACGTCAACTATCTGCGTACGCataagaaatacgaaaaggcCTTAAATTGTCTGCAAGCGGGTCTGCTGCGCTACAGTAGTGTAAAGGGAAATGTTGATACCGTTTATCACATTAATTTTCTCTTACAATTGCGTGCTACAAAGAAAGAGATGTCCATGCAGAAAGAAAATAAGAGTCAGGGTGGCTTGCGGCGCGCGCTGGCATTTAATGTGTCACCCGATTTGGGAGACGTGACGGTGTTGGCAAAGGAAGTGCCGGCAGCAGCTAAAACGGGGAAAAAGCTGCCAACTGCTGCTTTCAAAATATACGACAGTGACGAGAGTCTAAACAAACATACGCCTAGGCGTGCTGTTGCGCGGTTGCCAGAGGTTAGCAAAACCAAAGAGAAAATGTTGACTTTGACGGCGAGAAAAGCGAAAAAACTTTTGGCCACTGAAACGCCAGCCAAAAACggtgctaaaagtgtaaaaggAAGCACACAATCGCTGACAGCAAGAAAGCTGCGCGAAATTAGAGCTGCTGCTAACGATTCGTCCAGCCATTCGTCGAATTCTACGCCCGATTCTGATATCGACAATATACTGAATCGTTGTCAACGCATCGAATCTGTGGATCTGTTGGATAGTGATGATGCGAGTAGTAAACAGAGTGAGGCATTAAATATCCAAACCAGCGCCAGTGCCATATTAAGCAAAAAGTGTAGTGTTACCAAAGCTAGTCGCCACAATGAGAATCTTTCGAATATTTGTCGTAAATTTGAATCCATAGACTTGGCTGGCGACGATGAGCCCACATTAGTGCCAAATAAGAGCTGCACACCCAAACTGAAAGAAGCAAAAGCGCGCAAAGAACAAACGCCCGAAGTTATTGCTGTTTCCGACGACAACACCGATACTTTCAAAACGCCCGATTCGACTTTCGGTAAACTAACAGCACCGCCAAAAACCACAAATGCCAAAGGCACCACCAAAAAAGCACCGCGTGCTGCACCAACCAAGCGCCGAAGTAAAGAAACGAATGCAAAGCCCGCCTCAGCAGAAGTGAGCGTGTCCGCCAGCAGCGAGACAACCACACTCGTCCCAAGCGAACCACAAATACAAGTTGTAGAAAGGATCAAAGTAACCGAGGATAAAAAGTCGACTACGACGAAATCACGCACACGTACTAAAACCGAAGTACGCACCCTGAAAGTGATCACAATGGAGACGGAAATTAAGATTTTATCACCTGCCGCACAAACCGCAAGCAAGGCGAAGGAGCATGCAAGCACGAACAGCACAACTCGTGGTCGCGCACGCGCAACCCGAAAAGCACCGACCAGCAATAACGATGAAAACGTTGCACCACCCGTGACCGTTAGCAGAACGTTGAGCAGGCGTGCCAGgcaatag